The Ziziphus jujuba cultivar Dongzao chromosome 3, ASM3175591v1 region TATATATTCCAATTCAACACAATACAATCATGCATACATATCAAACGTGTCCTAAAATAATTGGGACGAGCTAATGTGAACGTAGTtgtagatacatatatatatatatatatatatatgattgctGCATAtcacccaagaaaaaaaaaaaaacaaatatatatatatatatatatatggttgctGCATAtcacccaagaaaaaaaaaaaaaaaacaaaaagaaaactatatTTTCTATGCaaaatgtgcatatatatatatatatatatatatatgatcgcTCCATCTTCCAGAAGaaggaaattatatatatgtctaatgtaataatgataatattctCTTCAACTTGTCTCTCTGAGTTTCACTTACCATGTAGAGCTTCCCCATGTTTAGATTCAGTGGTCAAAAAGTATACACCTTTAAAACCTGATGAATCTTAGCACGGCAAACAGGACACGTCCCTTTTGCATCTTTAATCTCATTTAGACAAGACATGCACCCAACCATGTGGCCACAGGGGACGCAAGCTCCCTCGACTGGAGCATCCAAACAAATTATGCAGGATGATAAACAACCATCATCTTCTTTCTTATCACCGGCTCTAGCCTGTATACTCCCAATCCCAATAGTTGTTGGAGATAACAAATCAATAGGACTGGAATCAACTGATGGATAGTGAATTGGAGTACCATCTTCTATAATAGCATCCGAAACTGGTGGAGCTGATGGGCCAGAAGCAAGGGGCTGAGAAGAGCTACTCCAAGTGTGATTTGATGTACTACTTGCTTCAGAGGTCAAATGGGCATCAACAGCAACAGCAAGGGTTGGTCTCTCTTGCATAGCAGGCTGAAGGGAAGCGTTAATAGCCATGGCTAATTCTAAATCTTCTTCAGCTGGCTGTGCAGTAGGGGGAACAACTGGGGTCTGATTATCTTGCATAACATGCTGAAGGGAAGCATTAATAGCCCTGGTTAACTCTAAATCTTCTTCAGGTGGTTGTGCAGTAGCTGGAAAAGTTGGGGTCTGATTATCTTGCATAACAGGCTGAAGGGAAGCATTAATAGCCTTGGCTAATTCTAAATCTTCTTCATTTGGTTGTGCAGTAGCTGGAATAATTGGGGTCTGATTATCTTGCATAACAGGCCGAAGGGAAGCACTAATAGCCATGGCTAATTCTTCATCTTCGTCAGTGGGTTGTGCAGTAGCTGGAACAACTGGGGTCTGATTATCTTGCAAAAAGGCAGGATTTCCCTGAAACATTCCCCAACTTCAAGTTTTTTGATAGTGTTGAAATTATCACGCCCaggatttattatatatcagcatattatatattgaaaaaatctCGAGCAAAGCAATATATTGTATTACATTTTAATCCCTTAGCGACCTTCATGCTTTAATTTAAAATGCTACTGGTACTAAAGCAGAACAAGCAGAGTAGTTTTACAACTTCGTCCGCATCTGAAAAACACGTACTGCAATTAGCCTGATTTTATGATAATAtcaacatttttattatttatttattttaactcaGTTGAGGAAAATTTTCTAGACACAAACATTAGTCATAGCAACGGCTTGGCCAATATCAACACAACAAGGGGTAAGTTAGGAATGGTAATCGGGTCGAGTCAGGTTTCTAAAAGATCCAACACGATCCAGCGCGAGTGGAAAACTACAAGCTGATTTCAGAGAGGGTCgggtttataatttttctatacatTTCAGATTCGTGTTTGGATCGGATTTGATTTACTTGATATATACTTGATATATACCTGAATGCTTTTTAAggcaaaatgtaataaattttgcattttttattacatAATCTATCGGACCGGGTCAAAATGGATCAGGAAACGGGGATCGGGTCGAGCAAAAGCCAGTTAACAATGAGGCTATTAATAGGGGcgattttccaaaaacataAAGTTTAAATGTAATTCTAATAAACTTGAGgagtctaaatgaaatttccccttcctttatttttttaatttttttaatttttttttttttttttaattttaagtttttcaaattattcaaagttCAAACTTACTCTCGTAGGGGATTCATGTCCACCAGCTTGGCCCAGTGCAAGGGCTCTTAGGCGATTCAGTTCTTCCCGAAGGAGTGTCTCCTCCTGAGGTTCTGCAGCAGCCTCCTGTTGATGGAATGACATCTCCTCCAGTGCCCGCTGGACGAATTCCAATTTATCCAGTGACTCATTTCGGGCGCTATCTTTAAATAACCGCGCCAGATCAGCCATCTGATCATGCTGGTCCGCCCGAAAGTATTCGCCTGCTGACCGAGACCGCTCTGCTTCACGGCGATTGTCAACTTCTTCACGCTCTTCTTGTTTACTGTAGAGTGTAAGACTCTCTGCCTTTACAACCTCCTCTCGGAGTTTCTCCAGAAGGATTTCCTTTTCCTTATGGGCATCTTCTGCCTCACGGAAACCTGAAGGTTGTGGAAGCATATGGCAAGTATATTAGCTACAAGATATGATGTGTTTCTATGACTGCCCCTTCCTCctctttttaattataactaGGAATGGGCAGCGTCCGTTGAACGTGGACTACTATATAATATTgttgaatattattttattaattttttgttcaggAAGCTGCCTACTAGTTCAAAAAACTTGTTATGCAATTTACTAATGATATTAGATTCAGGAAGCTGCGTACTAAGTTCAGAAAACTTGTTATGCaatgaaaaaaggaaatatgACAGCAAATGGAATCTTTGTatacaaaacattttttttttttttcaaattgatttgtAAGCCAGCCAAGTTATCTTATATGTAACAGTGATATCACATCATTAATACCCATTTCAATTATCACATAAATTTTTAgtgatatataataatttgtacACAGCATTCTAGAACAATAAAATCATCTGTGTACAACGTAACatgataataacataaaatttgtaGAGTTTATGTAAAAAAATTCTCTAATATGTCTGATTATAAATGGAACCTAATATTACATCATCCATCCATATAAcgtgacataaaatatatatatatatatatatatatatatattcacaaaacAAATATGGTGTTTCGCTACTTGATTTGACTTGCCCTAAcggaaacaaaaatgaaatcttATAACTTAAGAAAGCTTGTATACCAAattaatctttattttatatcataGTTATCCTTTTGCAGTTGCTGGGAGTTTGCGAGGAATAGCGTTGCAGTTGCTTGTAtaccaaaaattataatagatAATTAGGAAAATGCCCAAAAACTTGGAAAATTCCAGGCAAATTAATGGAATTGCCATACCTGGCTGGGCAATTTGGAGtattaaatattgaaatattttcaaCATGGGGGACCCTTTAATTCTCAACCACACACTCCGGTCATTTTTTATTCACattcttgttattttatttcatgataTTTATACTATACTTTTAGTTTAAATTTCATTAGCCTTAATGAATGATAAGGTACTTATCCCCGGTGGTTACGTATGGATTGTCGCAAAGGaccaatttccatatatatatatatatatatatatactaatatcAATTTCAAGGAAAGATGCTATATTTGGCGTCTtagcacaaaaaagaaaaaaaaagaaaaaaaaaggctatatttggcagatttttttatttcttcttaggGTGGCCTAGAAgcccaaaaaaagaaactgtACACGTTTCTAACTTTGGACAAGTCCAAATTGGTCTTCCGTGAATGAGCAACAGGTGTAAGCTCAGCTAAAGATTTAGGCCAGATTTTAGCAAAGACATCAGCAACCCGCTTGCACCCCGTTTTAGAAGACAACCAATTAACTCATTTGATAAAAGGATTGACAACCTTTAATTAGCTATTAAAGTGGAAAGAAGCAATTATCATAACAGTGAGCCAAATTAACTACACTGGTTGAATCAACTTCCACCTCAATATCCCTTAATCCTTTTTTCCCAAGTCATTCTGAGACCTAGAAGAAGCGCCTATAATTCAGCAGCAAGAATGTCACCACCACCAATATTGGAAGCAAAGCCACAAAGCCAATCACCAGTTGGATCTCTGAAGGATTCCACCAGCAACAATTTTATCTTTTCACCCATCCACATTAAGCTTCCATTTAGAAGTATCAGGACGTTTCCAAACCATATGGGACAATGTCGGAGCAGGTTTAGATTTAACGCTTTGAAAAGAAAGAATCCTATTATGGGCATTTGGTATGACTTAGAAAATACTAGCGTAAAAGTAGGGTATCCTTTTTTGTTTCTGTGAATAAATTTGACTGCCAACAAAACATGACATGGCCTAATTTTGACAAGCACgttaaaaattgatttgttaCCATGGTATGCTAATGACTTATTTATAGGTGAGA contains the following coding sequences:
- the LOC112492234 gene encoding probable E3 ubiquitin-protein ligase XBOS34 gives rise to the protein MLPQPSGFREAEDAHKEKEILLEKLREEVVKAESLTLYSKQEEREEVDNRREAERSRSAGEYFRADQHDQMADLARLFKDSARNESLDKLEFVQRALEEMSFHQQEAAAEPQEETLLREELNRLRALALGQAGGHESPTRGNPAFLQDNQTPVVPATAQPTDEDEELAMAISASLRPVMQDNQTPIIPATAQPNEEDLELAKAINASLQPVMQDNQTPTFPATAQPPEEDLELTRAINASLQHVMQDNQTPVVPPTAQPAEEDLELAMAINASLQPAMQERPTLAVAVDAHLTSEASSTSNHTWSSSSQPLASGPSAPPVSDAIIEDGTPIHYPSVDSSPIDLLSPTTIGIGSIQARAGDKKEDDGCLSSCIICLDAPVEGACVPCGHMVGCMSCLNEIKDAKGTCPVCRAKIHQVLKVYTF